The nucleotide window TGATATAAGGATGATTATCGCTGCTGTGCCCCAGACAATCCCGAAAGTGGTCAGGAATGTGCGAAGCTTTTGCTTCTTTATATCTTCAAGAAATTGCTTGAGTATTATCAGTAATTTCAATTACTCAATCTCCTTAGGCGGACGCTCAACAACATTGTCTCCAAGAGCAAGTCCTTCGATGATTTCTATATTAAGGCCGTCGGATAAGCCGATAATAACATCGACCGTATCGATAATCCCAGCTGAATCTTGAACTTCCACAAAGGTTGAATCGCCCTTAAAGGTCAGCAATCGTTCGGGTATAACCAGTATGCTGTCCTTCTTATTGATTATCACATCGGCGTTGGCTGAATAGCCGGCGCGAAGAGTTAACTCGCCAATGTCGTTAATTTCTATTTCGATATCGAATAGAGTTGTATTATCCTGCTTTCTGGCTTTGGGTGAAATTTTAGATAAACTGCCGATTAGTTTCGCATCCGGCAATGCTCCAACTTTCAATTCGGCGGTCATGCCCTCGGATAGTTTGCCTACATCGATCTCATCTACGGTGCCTTTAAAAATAAGTTCATCCATTGGCGCCAGCGTTAAAAGCGGCGTGCCAGCCTGATATGAAGTAAGAGGCACCACCGGGTCGCCTTCATTGACCAGTTTTTCCAAAACCGTGCCGTTAATAGGGGAGACTATTGTATTTTCGCTTTTACCGTTGCCGGTTGTTCCTTTTTGAAGGAGTTCGAATTTTTCCTCAGATAACTGAAGCCTTAGTTCGGATTCATGGTATTGAGCTTCGTTAATATCGAATTCCTCGCGGCTTATAAGGTTTTTTTCATACATTTCTTTATTACGCTGAAAAATCTTTT belongs to Candidatus Zixiibacteriota bacterium and includes:
- a CDS encoding efflux RND transporter periplasmic adaptor subunit is translated as MKKIIIISVIVIVIGGLAYLIFGNSNSQENGLKLVEVAKGNIVDKALAVGQLEPRQEIQVKSKISGIVKTLHVDIGHDVKAGDPLLTVAPNPTPLEYAEAKRYLELARVDYNNSKKIFQRNKEMYEKNLISREEFDINEAQYHESELRLQLSEEKFELLQKGTTGNGKSENTIVSPINGTVLEKLVNEGDPVVPLTSYQAGTPLLTLAPMDELIFKGTVDEIDVGKLSEGMTAELKVGALPDAKLIGSLSKISPKARKQDNTTLFDIEIEINDIGELTLRAGYSANADVIINKKDSILVIPERLLTFKGDSTFVEVQDSAGIIDTVDVIIGLSDGLNIEIIEGLALGDNVVERPPKEIE